In the Hermetia illucens chromosome 1, iHerIll2.2.curated.20191125, whole genome shotgun sequence genome, catgtgaatttactgcataccaatatactaaatatcaatattataTTAAAGTGAATCGTTTGACATGTTAAACACACATacacattacgggctacgtacaaacgggatagttctgcattcaaatatacttagataagaaacaaacaaaaccggaagctgggccgttcaggtatgaaaggttttgtttgcttcttccatgagtatatttgagtgtagtgTTGTACATAGccggttatgtatatgcatttagcatgtctgactacccactttagtgtgatatttagttgcagtaaatttacacggtaaagtcaacttcgagctactgtaactttgttactaatagtacgatttgatcaaacttggggataatatgtttcatattatattttattctactaccaacttttataactctggaataaatttaaggaaggttttactcaatttccccaaaaatatggcaatatactattattaacttaatttgaacggatatcgatatggagagtcttTTGAGGCCTGAGCATCATTTAGAGGCAgcttcttgaattttttcagatttttcggttgtgtaatttctgagaatgggtccgttaaaaaaatcaccactttccacccctcccactccccgtgtttctaataaatctcaaaactaagaccctactaatcgagacctttcatttgataccccacatgactatattcggtgaaaaaaaattttgcaccccccttttacatctaTGTGAATCCTCCCAAAATTTCAAAgtaaaaggatatcactcactgcatgtctgggcgttcacagtttctaccttctcatcaaatttcgtgtcaatcggtatagccgtttctgagaaaagtccgtgtgacagacagacagacattgaaccgattttataaggttttgttttgcaaacgatCGAATAAAAGGATTGGGATTTTCATGCCAAAGTCCATTAAAGAAACCACTTCTCACCCTGGCTCAATAGATACAAATAACAAATTTGATTGCTATTTGCATCTATTGAGAATTTGATTGTTAATGTTTGGAAAAAGGTGACTATActtctttttaataaaaataatcaaccATTTAGCTTCCATGTAGTCTCTGTTTTGCAAAGTTCCAACTTAACAATCTTTTCCCAGTGTGCCTTTCTGACAAATCATCGGTATATGCATCGACTGACAGATCAGGTTTTGTGAAAAGACCTGgtgaaaattttgaagaagatTGCATCATAACAAGGGTCAGCATCAATTTAGTATTATAGCCTGGTCAATTACTGGCAACAAAAGTACAGGGCGCTTATAAATTTTCTAAAAGACAGTGAGACAGGACCAATATATAAAGGGATTGGAAGCCAGAATGATAATCGAAGTACACGAATGGTTATCAAATGGTAACTTTATATTTGTGTACGACTTTGCTCTATgtcaaaaagccaaaaaagaattgatttttttagaaaaaaagccAAGCAAAAGCTTTTGTTTGTTCTGGCAATTCACCGGAGCTTAACCCCCTCAAAAACCTTTGAGGATCACAGAATGATCAGGAAAAATTTTAGGAAAAGGATACAGTTGACAAAAACCCTTATAGTGGTTAAGTATAGAAGtgatgaaataaaaatgaacTGCACTAAATGTATTAtcggtcccatacataaaaagggaaatatcatgcagggcagcaattatagaggtatcacgttgctgagtattatctataagatattctccgctatctttctAGGCTGGAACATTAtagacccataccaaagaagcttcactctgTTCAGTCActtctttataaaaatataattatgtttctcaatttttgttctttgttttgTTCTTGCCTTTTCtaagttttattatattatttcgaATACAATTTCTAGTGAGCgtgattttcttatgttttcataatatttattatCCAAAATGATTGATTAAAATCTATCACTAAGTAGGTAAAGTACTATATACAATCGCACAAAGATCACTTTTTTATTTAGTgcttacaccgccgcggttgggaacagaagagaccgacttatttccatgcggtccttactgtcccaaccaacggcatttttccaccgctaattctccactcccctggtgcgttcagaaaatgagtgagtggagagttcgccatctacccgtccgcatccgcaacattcgaaataaatttcgaatgccgcagatcctgccgcgccacatcactccgcccacagacgaaacctagggggtttcggcgacggatcccggaacttcgttcgccgttaatccacaaagcggacacgacgctgcttcggggcgcacacgggtttcagcctggacaaagagatcgcctttttgtgaccaccgatctcgagctggaagaaatgctctcccctctcgagaacgcggtacgggccctcatatggaggcgtgaccgtgagtggcatcggatggaaaacgctccatttatatgttaaggaaaacacgccaagggtgcgaattatatccagtggaaaccgatagtttgagcctgagctggctaaagctaaattaattgtttaggataagtgagggatcctaagtccacaaccacttgttgttggaccggaccaaatggagagcaacttactcccacgtttatttggtccgcggatccctcgtttggggcatggcacccaagcattaaaaatcgtaagacaaacggtttcgtccagggcagaggcaactcttcagacgctgcctcaacctctgccctgggagcagcgtgaccgtgagtggcatcggatggaaaacgctccagggcagaggttgaggcagcgtctgaagagttgcctctgccctggacgaaaccgtttgtcttacgatttttaatgcttgggtgccatgccccaaacgagggatccgcggaccaaataaacgtgggagtaagttgctctccatttggtccggtccaacaacaagtggttgtggacttaggatccctcacttatcctaaacaattaatttagctttagtcagctcaggctcaaactatcggtttccactggatataattcgcacccttggcgtgttttccttaacatataaatggagcgttttccatccgatgccactcacggtcacgctgctcccagggcagaggttgaggcagcgtctgaagagttgcctctgccctggacgaaaccgtttgtcttaCGAATTACGGATCGCTTGGTCTATATATTGCTGAGCAATTCGGAGAAGAAAATGTTAACGCTTACTTTGTAGTTACTTCGCCTGCTTGCAAGGCAATCTTCCTATGCTGTGCAGTCATCACAGGCTgttattgttgttgctgttgctgctgctgttgtaaCTTCTGCTGCGGCAAATATAAACCAGCGCCACACGATGGTTCAGGAGACTACCACCATCTTAATCGAGACGATGAGAATGCGAGTGGTTCGTCAATGGGCACGCGGGACCTACGTTCCGGGAAAGAAGACTTCAACGACATAGATGACGTTCGCACTGGAGGGGCTCCGGTTACCACACAACCACAACCTGGTCAAGGAGGAGGGGCTGGAATGCCAGCATTCGCAATGCCAGCTCCTCCAGCTGAACCTCACAGCACTAATCCTTTCACATCAGCCGCTACAGAATCCACATCTTTGAATACAACGGAACAAGCAACATATACACCAGGTTTAACATCATCTCCACGGCACGGCTAAACACCCTCTTGgatttttaaataattcatCCAAATAAGAacattaattataataataagtgAATTTTGAAAGGCAAGAAcaaaacaaagaacaaaaattgagaaacataattatatttttataaagaagTGACTGAACAGTGGTGACCCCGGTAGAAACTACAGAAGAGGGAAAGGATCGCAGTGTTTTCCCAAAATCTCGGTCTACAGTCCGGTGCGCGTAGCACATTCatcgaatttgcacttttctcgCCCGAAAACGAGTCGAGGGCTGCGTCGCTAAAACGTCTGGGATTGTATGAAAACATTTCGCTCAGCCATCGCATAGCGAACTAATCCCCCAGTGCACTCAGGCAGAGCCACGCAGCAGGGACAGGAGTAGTCGCggcaacgatcaacaacagcagcaaacggccgtccccagcaccgccaacgccgcagctacagcccgacgaattcgaaccagcgccgccgtcgaggaggaccccagctcggCTTGAAAGTAGCGAAAATCTCAGGCTTCATATTTTATCCACGGAAGGAACTAGTTTATATTTATTGCGACGTCGTTACTATTGTACTTTAtcctaaaaagtgaaattattattatctcatcTCTATACTCATTTTATATCCgtatcaaatttaattgttatcatTAGTTGTGCAAtattcgcactaattgttaattatattaaaagttaaaaagtgataataaaaattaaagccgctgcaagagacggcgttgaggtgtttcgcatcgcgggttctccgtttccttggtgtttttggtctgcgctggagagcgtccgcttcggtcgtcatttttctcggttcgtgcgtgcatttgtgggtgcggcctgccgtgtcggagtaaaattcaccgcgtttcattataaactcaccgcgtctgcatcacaaactcgtacttttcggtaagcaaaatgtcgtttgacagcaaagacgcggcaggcccatcggacccacaagtgaccgccctcgccgtacgcgttcctccgttttggcggcggaatcccgagctgtggttcgtgcattgcAATATAAGTATTGCACTGAGAGTACTGCATGGAGCACCATGATTTAAGATgtttcagttggatagtttctgagggCGGGTTCTAGAAGCAATTAACCCCTTTCGGATGCCCACCCTTCTTACCTTTTtaatcaatgtcaaaactaatatctgcatcaaaaagtactaaagGAGACTTTTCATTCATGTCTATATTTATCGAGAACGGTACACCCCTTTTTTACGTGTCTGGAGATCCCCTTTAAGCTCAACGTTGAACGGCATGTTTGGAGATTCATAATTCCAACcaatttaccaaatttggtggcaataggtgtaaccgtttccgagaaaatacTTGTGATatataaacagacagacagtggccGCAGCATGTGAATTTGTTGTTATaatctatttttatttctatGTATTTTCTAATAGAATTATGACGCAGGCATTCTGTGTCAATTTTTGTAACATTCACGGGATAAGGAAGAACCTTTTCTCGGTATATGTGCACTTCACTACCCGTAAACCGGCTATTTTTGCATTAAATGAAACGAAGGGCAGCTCATATGCTGCCATTAACCAGCGCTACGTCCCTGGTTACCACTTAGTGCCTCTTTGTTTTTTCTCTCTCCAAAGAGGGATTGTTATTTATGTTCGTAATGATGTGCCCTTCTCCATTCTCCCTAATCTAAATTCCGCTAATCCGGCATTCACCTACTCCTAGATTAGAATTAATCTCTGGAAAAACATCATATTCCTCTGTTTCTTATATTGCCACCCTAATTCATCTGGTGCCGATGCTGTACGTTTCTTTGACGCACTCTCTTCCAACATTGATAATTTAATCCAACAATTCCACTTGTCGTCGTTATTAGCGATTTCAACGTGCATAATGTACAGTGGCTCAGGTTTTCAGCTAGCACAAGCTTGGTGGGAACACATGTCGAGCTTCTGTGTGTGTCTCATAACTTACGGCAACTAGTGGATTGTCCAAAAAGAATCCCCGATAAACCAAGTGAAAATGCTCATTTCCTGGATCTTTTCATGTCGTCACACCCTAAGAAGTACACAGTCTTCGTAGCAGCGCCCCTAGGTAGGTCGGACCATTATTTCTGATAAAGTTGAACTATTGAATCTACTACCCCTCCACCTAATAAAATTTCAACAGAGACACTGATTTGGGTCATCCAATCTAAATTCAGAGCCAAAGCCAGGATTTCGGAATATAGTGTATACATCCTTTCCGGGATTTCATTAGTATAGCAAGCTGAAATTTTTGAAAGAGACAAGGGCATTTCACAATTTCCTACGACTTTTCTACTAAGACTGCAAATGCGGTGTGCATGCAGCCTTTTTTAAGAAACTTTTAGCCTGAACACTATAACTTCAGATCCGATTTGCTTTGCTGTAATTGTGGATAAATTAGACATTACTATGGATATTAGGTGAATACTGACCCTTTTCGTGTGGTTGCGGAGTACCTAATGCACACAATCCCTATTGCCCAAAATGCCAAGGCTGCTGACATCATAGCTATGTTTCCATAATAACTCTGAATAACTCAACATCTGCTACTATCGTAAAGCGATCTTTTCAACTATAAGGTTGCACGTACGgcagcaacaatatcaagccATGGGAAACTAAATTTTTAGAGTGACAGAGCTGACGTCGCGAAAACCTGAGTTTTCGACATGTTACTTCTCCTTATATTGGCGGCAAGTAAAACACACAACCACTCCTCATCCACTGTTCTGCACCACGTAATTCTTCACTTGCCGCCTCTTCTTAAAGCTtcacctatctactgccactttctttctttttaaaagCAGCACGGAGAGGATGGGCAACCTgtaataacgatgaaatttatgagcgatgccatccGGGtatcgggtcacttaattcgtatgggtgaggataatttagcccggaaagtgtataagcgCTACATCTAAGAAAAGAAGAACAAAgcttggcagaccctgcctgagatggagcaatggtgtCTGCCATTACACCAgaaagtttttagggatatcgaattgatggacctcggcacacAATTGAGATATCTGAATTTCCCAACTAAGGCACTTCTAGACAGGATACTTCTttttgctccgttgatgatgatgaggaaagAATATTGACACGGGACAACCTCAATTAGATGTTAGC is a window encoding:
- the LOC119651882 gene encoding dnaJ homolog subfamily C member 5 homolog → MGTRDLRSGKEDFNDIDDVRTGGAPVTTQPQPGQGGGAGMPAFAMPAPPAEPHSTNPFTSAATESTSLNTTEQATYTPGLTSSPRHG